Below is a window of Candidatus Neomarinimicrobiota bacterium DNA.
AGATGCCCAGCGACACGCCGGTCCTGACAATTCTGGATCCAGAGAACTGTGTCCTCGCCGTTCAACGAATTCTCCATCTTGCCGCAGAGGACACAGAGAAATAGAAAATGGCTGATAAGCCAACTGAGAAAATCATAGGTGCTGCCATTGAAGTTCATCGTACCCTTGGCCTTGGCAACCCTTCTTGAAGTTGCCATGGCTCAGGCGCTGTCATATCTGAAGGCAACCGATCTTAGTCGAGCGCTCTTAATCAATTTTGGCGAAAAGAGACTCGTTGACGGTATCAAAAGAATATCTCTGTAACCTCTGTGGCTAACAATCAAATGAATATCTCACCCCTTGATGACCGGTACCGGGATGAGGTCGAGGAACTTATCCCATTCTTTTCAGAAATGGGTCTCATGAAATACCGCATTCAAGTGGAAGTAGAGTATCTTGTCGCTCTGGGAAAGGAAAAAGGCATCCCACAGCTTCCGCCGTTTTCCGCGGGTCGCCAAAAAGATCTTCGCCTGCTGTATCAGAGTTTCTCAGCCCGGGATTTTCAGTCCATAAAAAAAATTGAAGAAGAGACCCATCATGATGTCAAGGCAGTGGAATACTTCCTTCGGCGAAAACTCAACAGGCTCGACATGGAAGAATACGAGGAATGGGTCCACTTCGCCCTCACGTCTGAGGACGTCAACAATCTCGCCTATGCTCTCATGTGGCAAGAAGCTATCACCGAAGTCTACCTCCCCATCTTGAGCGGCTTGATCGGTGAGCTGAAACATTTTGCAGAAAGTTACCGGGACACTCCGATCCTGGCGCTGACACATGGTCAACCTGCTACCCCTACCTCGCTGGGAAAAGAATATGCAGTCTATGTTCAGCGCCTGGCCCGGCAACTGCGCCAGATGAAAGGACACAAGCTGCAGGGCAAGCTTTCTGGGGCCACGGGAACGTGGGGTGCCCATGTTGCCAGTTTTCCTGAGATTGACTGGATAAATTTCAGCAAGAAATTTATTTCGTCTTTTGGGATGGAGCCGAACCTTGTAACCACGCAGATCGAGGCCAACGATGCTCTTGCGGAGAGCTACCAGATACTCTCTCGTATTAACACTGTACTCCTGGATCTGTGCCGGGATGTGTGGCTCTACATGAGCCGAGGCATATTCAATCAACGGCAGCACTCGGGAGAGGTTGGATCCAGCACCATGCCCCACAAGGTGAACCCTATTCAATTTGAAAATGCTGAGGGGAATCTCGGTTTGGCTAACGTCTACCTTTCCCACCTCGCCAATGCTCTTCCTGTCAGTCGCCTCCAGCGCGACCTGTCAGGAAGTACCATCATCCGGAACCAGGGTGTTCCCCTTGCCCACGCCCTTCTGGCATGCAAAAACATTCGAAAGGGATTAAAAAGGCTCTTCATCAACGAGCAAAATCTCCGGAGAGAGCTCAATGAACATTGGGAGGTTCTGGCGGAAGCGGTCCAGACGGTTCTTCGCAAAACGGGGGACAAGAAAGCATACGAGCGGCTCAAAGAAATGATCCGGAAGGAAAGGGTCACCCAGAGTGATATGCACGCCATGCTGGAGCAACTGAATCTCCCAGAGACTGAGAAACAGATGTTGCTGGCGCTTTCCCCTGAGACGTACATCGGTCTTGCGTCCAAGATTGTAGGTGAGGGGTAGCCCTTATGTGCGGAGTAGTGGGCATCGTTTCGCAGAAGCCGGTGGTTGCCGAGCTGTACGAGGGACTCATTCATCTTCAGCATCGAGGACAGGACGCGGCGGGCATCATGACCTATGACACCCGGTTTCACGCAAAAAAGGGTGTGGGTCTCGTCAGAGATATCTTCGACGAAACGAATATGCTACGCCTTCAGGGAACGATTGGGATCGGTCATACACGGTATCCCACGGCTGGAGGATTCAGTATGGAGGAGGCCCAACCATTCTGGACGAGCATGCCCTACGGAATCGCCATGGCTCATAATGGAAACATTGTAAACTATGATGACCTGGTAAGAGATCTTGACGAGAAGTACCAGCGTTACGTCAACTCTACGAGCGACACGGAGGTAATCCTTCACCTGTTTGCCGATGCCCTCGATGACGCCACGACCAACGGCCAGGCAGACAGTTTTTTTGAACACATCTGCCAGGCGGGGAAGTATCTTTTCAATGAACTCACAGGATCCTATTCCGCTATCGGGATGATTATCGGCAAGGGGATGGTGGTTTTCCGCGACCCCCACGGCATTCGCCCCTTGGTGAAAGGAGAGCGACATAATCCGGACGGCACCACCGATTACATCTTTGCCTCCGAGACCACCATGTTTTACGCTCTCGGTTTCGAAAACGCCGGAAATGTGGCTCCTGGAGAAATTATCTACGTGAGCGAGGACCGTACCATGTACAGTCGCATTCTCAAGACGGACCAGTTCACCCCTTGCGTATTTGAATACGTCTACTTCGCCCGCCCTGATACCATGATGAATGACGTGAGCGTCTACAGGTCGAGACTTCGCATGGGACAGAATCTGGCCAATCGTTGGAAGGAAAGGTATCCAGACTCCATACCTGATATCGTTATCCCTGCTCCATCCACCGCCAACACCGCTGCCCTTTCTTTTGCCAATGAACTCGGTGTGCGTTATTCTGAAGGCCTTTACAAGAATCCATTTATCGGGCGTACCTTCATCATGCCCGGCCAGGAAGAACGAAGACGATCTGTCCGGTATAAGCTCGTTCCTCAGGAGACAGAGATCCGTGACAAGATTGTCCTCATTGTGGATGACAGCATTGTCCGGGGGAATACGAGCAAGGAAATTGTCAAGATGATCCGGGAGTTTGGCGCAAAGGAGGTCTATTTTGTGGCCGCGTGTCCTCCCGTTAAATCCCCGTGCTTTTACGGGGTTGACGTACCCACCCGCGCGGAACTTATCGCATCCCGTATGTCTGAAGAAGAGATACGAGAAAACATGGGAGCCGACAAACTTCTGTACCAGGAGATTGATGATCTGGCCGAGGCAGTGACCAGAAAAGGTGAACATGACATCTACCTCCCGTGTATGGCGTGCCTCGATGGCAACTACGTGACAGGGGACGTGGATGAGGTGAAGATCGTGACGCTGGAAAACAAGAGGATCCGAGAACGCGCTCAGAACTAAACCACGGACCTGCCCGCCCTCCTTTTAGTCGGGAGCAGGCGGGGACGCGGACTTCTTCTTAACTTCAACCAAGCGGTGTTGAAAAATGGAATCGTCAGAAGGGTGTTATAGCTATAGTGATCCTCGGTGTCTCACTGTCTCCGCGCTGACAGAGTGAAAGTTCTCGTATACGGCTCTGGAGGCCGAGATCATTGTCTCGCTGACGCCTACGGAGACAGCCAGCACATAGACAAGGTCTATTTCGCCCCGGGGAATCCCGGGGTTTTGCATACCCCAAAAGGGGAGAGAAAACTTATTGAACGAGTCTCATTGACGAACTTCAATGAGGTGGTCCATTTTTGCGTTGACAAAGGCGTAGACCTGGTAGATGTGGGATCAGAAAATCCTCTGGAAGACGGTCTCATAGATGTCCTGAGCGAGAATGGTATCAAGGCAATCGGTCCGGAGAAGGAATACGTCAGACTGGAGAGCGACCGGGCATTCACCGATGACCTTCTGACCAAAATCGGTGTTGCCAAACCGGAGTACGCCACGTTCGATGACCCGGAAAAGGCCAAGGAGTATGTCCGCAACATAGGTTACCAGGTGGTCGTAAAAGCCAACGGTCTGGCGGCGGGAAAAGGAGCGATAGTCTGCGAAGACATCGAGGATGCCGAAACAGCCATTGACAGAATCATGGTGGAACGAATCTTTGGCGACTCGGGCAGCAGGGTGGTCATTGAAGAAAGAAAATACGGGACAGAGATTTCCTTTTTTGCCTACTTGGACGGCGAGCATGTCATGCCTCTGAGGATGTTCGCGGAGGACTACAAGTCTGCCTTCGATACGGATGACAAAACATTAATTGAGCAATTTGGAGGGAATCCTAACACCGGGGGCACCGGATGTTACTGCCCCCATAAGTTGGTCACTCCCTGGCTCCTCAACCGAATCATTAAAGAAATTGTCAATCCCACTGTCGATGCTCTCTACAACGATCTTGGCTGGAAATACAAGGGAGTTCTTTATTGGGGATTGAACCTCGATCCTTACGATAATCTTGATGTCTTTGAAATAAACGTGCGCCACGGCGACCCCGAATGGGAGGTTCTCGCTCGGAAGCTGAGCACGGATCTTTTTGAAATTGGTATGGCTGTGTGTGACGGATCATTGGATACCATCAGACAGGTATGGAACAATCAATGCTACGTGGATGTGATCGCCATGGAGGGACGCTCCAAAGCGTCCAGGGGGTGGAACAAGGGATATCCGGGAAGATACGGAAAGGGGCATAAGATAACAGGGCTCGACAAATTAGAGCGAGGTATTGCCCTTTACTATGCGGGCGTTGACGAAGACAGCCAAAAAGGCCTGGTGACCTATGGAGGAAGAGCCCTGCACGTGGTGGCGGGGGGCGCTTCCCTGGAAGAAGCACGAAAAAAGGCGTACAGAAATATAAAAAGGCTGTCCTTTATCGATCATAAGAACAGCAATGCCAACTGTCTCCGCTATCGGAGAACAATAGGATTATAGTGCTTGAGTGCCAGAGTGTTAACGTGTTCACGTTATCCGTCATAAGAAAAGAAGATTAATCAGAGGAACCAGGTTTTGTCAAAGATCGAGAGGTTTAGGACACGAAAATAATCGTCAGGAACTCCGTAGTTATTGCCGTATGGCAATAACTACGAAGCAACAATTCACTATGGAATTGAACGGTTTCCGTGCATAGGAGATGATTGCGATCAAACTGGGGGTTTTGGGATCAACCAGAGGAACGGATTTGCAGGCTGT
It encodes the following:
- a CDS encoding GxxExxY protein, which produces MLPLKFIVPLALATLLEVAMAQALSYLKATDLSRALLINFGEKRLVDGIKRISL
- the purB gene encoding adenylosuccinate lyase, coding for MNISPLDDRYRDEVEELIPFFSEMGLMKYRIQVEVEYLVALGKEKGIPQLPPFSAGRQKDLRLLYQSFSARDFQSIKKIEEETHHDVKAVEYFLRRKLNRLDMEEYEEWVHFALTSEDVNNLAYALMWQEAITEVYLPILSGLIGELKHFAESYRDTPILALTHGQPATPTSLGKEYAVYVQRLARQLRQMKGHKLQGKLSGATGTWGAHVASFPEIDWINFSKKFISSFGMEPNLVTTQIEANDALAESYQILSRINTVLLDLCRDVWLYMSRGIFNQRQHSGEVGSSTMPHKVNPIQFENAEGNLGLANVYLSHLANALPVSRLQRDLSGSTIIRNQGVPLAHALLACKNIRKGLKRLFINEQNLRRELNEHWEVLAEAVQTVLRKTGDKKAYERLKEMIRKERVTQSDMHAMLEQLNLPETEKQMLLALSPETYIGLASKIVGEG
- the purF gene encoding amidophosphoribosyltransferase, whose protein sequence is MCGVVGIVSQKPVVAELYEGLIHLQHRGQDAAGIMTYDTRFHAKKGVGLVRDIFDETNMLRLQGTIGIGHTRYPTAGGFSMEEAQPFWTSMPYGIAMAHNGNIVNYDDLVRDLDEKYQRYVNSTSDTEVILHLFADALDDATTNGQADSFFEHICQAGKYLFNELTGSYSAIGMIIGKGMVVFRDPHGIRPLVKGERHNPDGTTDYIFASETTMFYALGFENAGNVAPGEIIYVSEDRTMYSRILKTDQFTPCVFEYVYFARPDTMMNDVSVYRSRLRMGQNLANRWKERYPDSIPDIVIPAPSTANTAALSFANELGVRYSEGLYKNPFIGRTFIMPGQEERRRSVRYKLVPQETEIRDKIVLIVDDSIVRGNTSKEIVKMIREFGAKEVYFVAACPPVKSPCFYGVDVPTRAELIASRMSEEEIRENMGADKLLYQEIDDLAEAVTRKGEHDIYLPCMACLDGNYVTGDVDEVKIVTLENKRIRERAQN
- the purD gene encoding phosphoribosylamine--glycine ligase, with the protein product MKVLVYGSGGRDHCLADAYGDSQHIDKVYFAPGNPGVLHTPKGERKLIERVSLTNFNEVVHFCVDKGVDLVDVGSENPLEDGLIDVLSENGIKAIGPEKEYVRLESDRAFTDDLLTKIGVAKPEYATFDDPEKAKEYVRNIGYQVVVKANGLAAGKGAIVCEDIEDAETAIDRIMVERIFGDSGSRVVIEERKYGTEISFFAYLDGEHVMPLRMFAEDYKSAFDTDDKTLIEQFGGNPNTGGTGCYCPHKLVTPWLLNRIIKEIVNPTVDALYNDLGWKYKGVLYWGLNLDPYDNLDVFEINVRHGDPEWEVLARKLSTDLFEIGMAVCDGSLDTIRQVWNNQCYVDVIAMEGRSKASRGWNKGYPGRYGKGHKITGLDKLERGIALYYAGVDEDSQKGLVTYGGRALHVVAGGASLEEARKKAYRNIKRLSFIDHKNSNANCLRYRRTIGL